One segment of Thermodesulfobacteriota bacterium DNA contains the following:
- a CDS encoding sigma 54-interacting transcriptional regulator: SEERYRTLYENNPLMCFTTDAEGTVLYVNQLGAEQLGYTAEQLSGKSVFNVFYEDDKKTVSEQLSMCLQDPTHVARWELRKVHKDGRILWVRESARVIHDIDGSKAILIACEDITERKRAEQALQKALSEISQLKDQLQAENIYLKEEIKSEQDHGEIVGNSKAIKAVLHRAEKVAKTDSTILITGETGTGKELLARLIHNLSRRNNKTLVKVNCAAIPSALIESELFGREKGAYTGALTKQIGRFELANGSTIFLDEIGELSMELQAKLLKVLQDGEFERLGSPKTINVDVRVVAATNKDLAKAVSEGRFREDLYYRLNVFPIHVPPLRERMNDIPNLVWKFVKEFSDKMGKRIETIPKKTMDALLSYYWPGNVRELKNVIERAMILAQDNMLRVELPKTETLKNIKTMTMQESEKTHILQVLQMTGWRIRGKSGAAEVLGLKPSTLESKMSKLGIVRNK; the protein is encoded by the coding sequence AGTGAGGAACGGTATCGGACTCTATACGAAAACAATCCCTTAATGTGTTTTACCACCGACGCAGAAGGAACGGTCCTTTATGTCAATCAGTTAGGAGCAGAACAACTAGGCTACACTGCCGAGCAGTTATCGGGGAAATCGGTGTTTAATGTCTTCTACGAAGATGACAAAAAAACAGTGTCAGAGCAGTTGTCTATGTGTTTACAAGATCCCACGCATGTTGCTCGTTGGGAACTTCGTAAGGTTCATAAGGATGGGAGAATTTTATGGGTGAGAGAATCTGCTCGAGTCATACACGACATTGACGGCAGTAAAGCTATTCTCATTGCTTGCGAAGATATCACTGAGCGCAAAAGAGCCGAGCAAGCGCTTCAAAAAGCTCTCTCCGAAATAAGCCAATTGAAAGACCAACTGCAGGCGGAGAACATATACCTTAAGGAGGAAATTAAGTCGGAACAAGACCACGGGGAAATTGTTGGCAATAGCAAGGCAATCAAGGCTGTTCTGCATCGGGCGGAGAAGGTAGCAAAAACTGATTCTACTATTCTCATTACCGGTGAGACGGGAACAGGAAAGGAATTGTTGGCTCGTTTAATTCATAATTTAAGTCGCCGAAATAACAAAACATTGGTGAAGGTCAATTGCGCAGCTATTCCATCAGCCCTGATTGAGAGTGAATTGTTCGGACGGGAAAAGGGTGCATACACCGGGGCCTTGACTAAACAGATCGGCCGCTTTGAATTGGCAAACGGTTCTACGATCTTTCTCGACGAAATCGGCGAGTTATCTATGGAGCTACAGGCAAAGCTACTCAAAGTCCTTCAGGATGGGGAATTCGAGCGATTGGGAAGTCCAAAAACTATAAATGTTGATGTTCGGGTGGTTGCCGCCACCAATAAAGACCTTGCTAAAGCCGTAAGCGAAGGTAGATTCCGTGAGGACCTATATTACCGATTAAACGTATTTCCCATTCATGTCCCGCCTTTGAGGGAGAGGATGAATGATATTCCGAATCTTGTGTGGAAGTTTGTTAAGGAGTTTTCAGACAAAATGGGCAAAAGAATCGAGACCATTCCAAAGAAAACTATGGATGCTCTGTTGAGTTATTACTGGCCGGGTAACGTCAGAGAATTGAAGAATGTAATCGAGAGGGCGATGATATTAGCACAGGATAATATGCTTCGGGTCGAATTACCCAAGACAGAAACTTTGAAAAACATCAAAACCATGACCATGCAAGAAAGCGAGAAAACGCATATACTTCAAGTTCTTCAGATGACCGGGTGGAGGATTAGGGGGAAGAGCGGTGCGGCCGAGGTTTTAGGGCTCAAACCCTCTACTCTGGAATCAAAAATGTCCAAGCTCGGCATCGTGAGAAACAAGTAA